From a single Candidatus Brocadia sp. genomic region:
- a CDS encoding formylglycine-generating enzyme family protein, which produces MNNRIKGKQSTPEDMVLIPEGLFLMGSTREDIERLLDLDRNIEIDRLDNEFPQREVYLSAYLIDKYPVTNAQYKQFIESGGYDQKVFWSESGWQYILQANPLESLDLDAVLHGEQECPVVNISWYEAEAFAKWVGKRLPTEAEWEKAARGTDGRTYPWGNEFDKTKLNCAEVKIEKPTPVTEYPRGKSVYGCFDMAGNVWEWTADWYDSQYYRHAPNKNPQGPTIAEENPYFGRPEDVGISIYELKPSAASKMLSGCKVLRGGSWNGSGIIHVRCANRDYDEPTYKNDTIGFRCAKSLE; this is translated from the coding sequence ATGAACAACAGAATCAAAGGAAAACAAAGTACCCCCGAAGACATGGTACTCATTCCTGAAGGGCTATTTTTGATGGGAAGTACAAGAGAAGACATTGAAAGATTATTAGACCTTGACCGTAATATTGAAATCGATCGGCTGGATAACGAATTTCCTCAAAGAGAGGTCTATCTCAGTGCCTACCTCATCGATAAATATCCCGTTACCAATGCTCAATATAAACAATTTATCGAGTCCGGCGGTTATGACCAAAAGGTCTTTTGGTCAGAATCCGGCTGGCAGTATATCTTACAGGCAAACCCATTGGAAAGTCTCGATCTGGATGCCGTTTTGCATGGTGAACAGGAGTGTCCTGTTGTAAACATTTCGTGGTACGAGGCTGAGGCTTTTGCCAAATGGGTGGGAAAAAGGCTTCCTACTGAGGCAGAATGGGAGAAAGCAGCCCGCGGTACCGATGGCAGGACATATCCGTGGGGCAACGAGTTTGATAAAACGAAATTAAACTGTGCCGAAGTTAAGATAGAAAAACCAACCCCCGTCACGGAATACCCGCGGGGCAAAAGTGTCTATGGATGTTTCGACATGGCAGGAAACGTATGGGAATGGACTGCCGACTGGTATGACAGTCAATACTATCGCCATGCACCAAACAAAAATCCACAAGGACCCACCATAGCCGAAGAAAACCCTTATTTTGGAAGACCGGAAGACGTAGGCATCTCCATTTATGAATTAAAGCCTTCTGCGGCAAGTAAAATGCTGAGTGGATGCAAGGTATTGCGGGGTGGTTCGTGGAATGGGTCTGGTATTATCCATGTCCGTTGTGCAAATAGGGATTACGATGAACCCACATATAAAAACGACACCATCGGCTTTCGCTGTGCGAAGTCTTTGGAATAA
- a CDS encoding carbohydrate kinase family protein: MTILVSGSLAYDRIMDFPGRFSDHILPDKIHMLNVCFMINGLTENFGGTAGNIAYALSLLGESPTIMATGGRDFEPYKNWLKKNKISTEHIKIIDTELTAGAYITTDQSDNQITAFNPGAMKFNSEVNFDFAMPEKTLAIVAPGNLGDMVHFSTIYKKKGIDYIFDPGQSLPAWTQELLTEMIHGSKILICNDYELQLIQEKTSMSVDDILEKTKTLIVTKGEFGSVIMVKENNKIRSIDIPVAKAEQVNDPTGAGDAYRAGLIKGLMVSKNDIIHAAKIGAVCAAYCVEVYGPQNFHFTLESFKKRFGSVFGERPF, translated from the coding sequence ATGACTATTCTTGTTTCTGGCTCATTGGCTTATGACAGGATTATGGACTTTCCGGGAAGATTTTCTGACCATATCCTGCCGGACAAGATACACATGCTGAATGTATGTTTTATGATAAACGGTTTAACGGAGAATTTTGGAGGCACAGCCGGCAATATCGCTTACGCACTTTCCCTGCTTGGTGAAAGCCCAACCATAATGGCCACTGGAGGACGCGACTTTGAACCTTACAAAAACTGGCTAAAAAAAAATAAAATTTCCACAGAGCACATTAAAATTATTGATACGGAACTCACTGCCGGTGCATATATAACGACTGACCAATCGGACAATCAGATAACCGCATTTAATCCCGGTGCGATGAAATTCAATTCCGAAGTTAATTTTGATTTTGCGATGCCCGAAAAGACCCTCGCGATAGTTGCGCCGGGAAATCTGGGTGATATGGTTCATTTTTCAACTATTTATAAAAAGAAAGGGATTGATTACATATTTGACCCGGGGCAGTCCCTTCCTGCCTGGACACAAGAGCTTTTGACGGAGATGATACATGGTTCAAAAATCCTGATCTGTAATGACTATGAGCTGCAGTTGATTCAGGAAAAAACCTCCATGTCTGTCGACGATATTTTAGAAAAGACCAAAACACTCATTGTAACAAAAGGAGAATTTGGTTCCGTTATCATGGTGAAAGAAAATAACAAAATCAGAAGCATTGATATTCCCGTTGCTAAGGCGGAGCAGGTAAATGACCCTACCGGGGCTGGTGATGCTTACAGGGCAGGATTAATCAAGGGTCTCATGGTATCAAAAAATGATATCATTCACGCTGCAAAAATAGGGGCCGTTTGTGCTGCCTATTGCGTAGAAGTATATGGCCCCCAAAATTTCCATTTTACCCTCGAATCATTTAAGAAGCGCTTCGGATCCGTTTTTGGGGAAAGGCCTTTTTAA
- a CDS encoding HNH endonuclease → MRKSQWWKNKISPGICYYCQETFLPDELTMDHVVPLARGGRSTKGNIVPCCKACNNKKKYLTPAEIVLNKLKQQDTTEYFGK, encoded by the coding sequence ATGAGAAAATCTCAGTGGTGGAAGAACAAGATTTCCCCGGGGATATGCTATTACTGTCAGGAAACTTTTCTCCCGGATGAACTTACCATGGATCACGTGGTTCCACTAGCGAGAGGAGGCAGAAGTACAAAGGGAAATATCGTACCGTGTTGTAAGGCGTGCAATAATAAGAAAAAATATTTAACCCCGGCAGAAATCGTATTAAACAAATTGAAGCAGCAGGACACAACAGAATATTTTGGGAAATGA